The following is a genomic window from Pseudothermotoga thermarum DSM 5069.
CACCTAGTTCTGCAACTCCTTCGCCAAGTTTTATATCAGTACCTCTACCAGCCATGTTTGTTGCGATGGTTACAGCGCCTTTTTGGCCAGCTTGAGCTATGATCATTGCCTCTTTTTCATGGTGTTTTGCGTTCAAAACTTGGTGGGGTATACCGGCTTTTCGAAGCATTTCGCTTAAAAGCTCACTTTTCTCTATGGAAGTAGTACCAATCAAAACAGGTTGTCCTTTTTTGTACCTTTCCAAGACATCTTTAACGATGGCTTGGTATTTTTCTGCTTGAGTTCGAAAGATCAGATCCTCATGATCTTTTCTTATCATCGGTTTGTGAGTTGGGATGACCACAACTTCCATGCCGTAGAGTTGTTTGAATTCTTCTTCTTCAGTTTTCGCTGTTCCCGTCATACCTGCGAGTTTTTCGTACATCTTAAAGTAATTCTGGAAAGTTATCGTGGCATAAGTTATCGTTTCTTCCCTGATTGGTACCCCTTCCTTTGCTTCAATTGCTTGGTGCAGTCCTCCACTGTAGCGTCTGCCTGGTAAAAGCCTTCCAGTGAATTCGTCGACTATTATCACTTGCTGATTCATAACCACATAGTCGACATCGCGTTTGAACAAGTGCAAAGCCTTTAAAGCGTTCAAAAGATGGTAAAGCTGTTTGACGTTGTTTGGATCGTAAAGATTTTCCACACCAATCAGTTTTTCCGCTTTTTCAATACCCTTTTCGGTCAAAGATACGGTCCTGGTTTTTTCGTCAACGACAAAATCTTCGTCTTTGACAAAGCGCTTCGCCAGAGCCGCGAATCGTTTGTAAACCGCAGCTCCTTCTTTGGCTGGTCCTGAAATGATCAAAGGTGTTCTGGCTTCGTCTATGAGAATGCTGTCGACCTCGTCTATTATCGCGTAGAAATGTCCTCGCTGAACTTTTTCGCTTAAATCCAACACAAGGTTATCCCTAAGATAATCAAATCCAAATTCGTTGTTGGTACCATAAACTATATCGCACAAATATGCTTCTTTCCTTGTTATCTCCACTAACTCCACCGCGAAAGCCTCTAGTGCCTCTTGATTTTTCGTAGAATCTTTCAGAACCTCGTCTTCATAACCTTCTGGCCAGACGGACAGATTTCTTTCTACAGCTTGCTCAAAAAGTGATTTGTTCTTCCAAACCACCTCGTAAGATTTTCCAAGTTGGTTTATCACGGAAACTCTCATGCCCAAAAACAGATAAATTGGACCCATCCAAAGTGCATCTCGTCTTGCAAGGTAATCGTTGACGGTCACAAGATGTACACCTTTTTTTGTAAGCGCATTGAGAAAAAGCGGCATCGTCGCAACGAGTGTTTTTCCTTCGCCTGTTTTCATTTCAGCTATCTTGCCTTCGTGGAGCACTATTGCCCCAAGAAGTTGCTCGTCAAACGGATACAAACCGATGGTTCTTTTGGCAACGATTCGGCAAATTGCGTAAGCTTCGTAAAGAGTCGCCGGATCGTTTGGGTCGGATAAATTCTTAGCAGCGTTTATCAACTCAAGATTTGTGGCTTTTGAATATATCTTCTCTTTTTCTTTTATCTTTTGCACCATTTTCCAATACCTTTTCAAAAGAAAGGTATTTTTATCGAAAAGTTTCAAGGGCATGCTACATCACCTCAACAGTGTAGACCACGGCATCCTTTGTTACATACCCTGAAAAGAGAAGTTTGCCTTTGGCTTTCAACCCAAGCATCGATTGGAAAAGGTCACCAAGGTCTACGTATATTCTCATTACATCAGAACTTGGAAAACGTTTTGACAAGTATTGATAAGCTGCTTCGTCTCTCAGCTTTTTTCTCAAAGCGAGCTTTTCATATTCATCTTTTGACATGTTGGTCATTATCAAGTTTTTACCTTGCGTGAAGAACGCAATGTATCCGTCGAATATCGGCAGTCTGATTTCGTTCCCAAAATTCCTCGCCCCATATTTTATCAAATTGCTAAAGTCATATTCTTTTCGAAGTTGAAAGATCGCTGCAAAAAGAATCTTTTCTCCGTACAAATTACCAGTTACATACACTCTATCTGTACTGACTTCCAAGATCGAAGAAACTATCTCGTAGATTTTCTTAACCTCCTCTTGTGCTCCTTCAAACCAAGAAGATATGTTCTTAGCTATGTCAAGCGGACCTGAAGCTGTTGCGGAGAAAGCATAGTTTCCAATGAATGGCATTCCCAACATTGTGGAAACACCGGATACGTTGCGTCTGAAAACCTCTAGATTCGTCAAATACTGTCCCACGGTCACCCTTAAAGAATCGCTGGTTATCTCACCCTTCACTGTTGTATACTCCATCGCGGTATTTTCCAAAGAAAGATTGGCAGTGTTGAAGGAAAACGAATCAGATTTAAAGAAACCGCAAAACCAGCTATCTAAGGAAAGCAAATCTTTTATTTGCTCGAATTCATTCAACAGTTGATCGTTTGGCCTATCGTAAACGTCTATGGCTTTTTCCAAAGCCCCTTTGCTACCCGCAAAAACTAAATATCCTTCGATGTACCTTGCAAAAATTGCCACATCAGAGTCGATCAGAATCCAAGTTCCTTCATTTGAACTTAGCTTTAAGTTCATCACCGCTGCAAACAAGCGTATCAGTTCATTTGGTTTATCAGTTTGCAAAACCACAATCGAATTGACTCCAATGTTTTTGAAAACCTCTATGTAGTAATTTGGATCTAGTGAAAAAATAGAGCTAAGATCGATCTTTGTCCCCTTTGAGGCGTACAAAACTTCCTTCGAAAATGCTTCGTAGAAAACCTTTGGAGATACTCCATGCGAATATTTGATGTTTTCAAGCAAGCTTTCAACTATTTTTTCAACACCAAGCCCATCTTCCTTGAGCAAAAAGTTAAAAAAAGGCACGGATGAAAGCTTTGCAAAATTTTTTTCATTGTCTTTGAAAAGCAAAAAGAAATCGTAGTCTTTTGGAACGAACTTTACAATATCGCTTGCAAGGCCTATGAAAGTAACAAGCAAAATTAACAGCAAAAAAGCTTTTTTCATCCCAATTCACCCCTGAATTTTTCCCAGGCTTTTTCAACCGTATCTAAGACAACCTTATCGTCGATAGGGTTCATATTTTTCTTCTTCAGGTGCAAGAAATATTCTATATCTCCATCGCCACCAGTCAACGGGGAATATGTAACATTAACAGCAATTAATCCAAATTCTTGTGCCTTTTCAATTACTCTTTTTATTGCCTCAAAATGTGCTCCTTTGTTTTTTCTCAACCGATATCCAACTTCAAACTGTGGTTTTACCAATATAACTGCGTCACCTTCCTCTTTGAGAATCGAAGATATTTGACCAAGTATTTGTGTTACGGATATAAATGAGACATCGCACAAAACTATATCGATCTCTTCTTCAAAAAGATCCTTTCTCAAATCCTTTGCATTTTGATTTTCCATGCATACAACTTTTGGATCTTTTCGGAGGAATTCCGCAAGTTGATTTGTGCCAACATCCACAGCGTAAACTTTTTTGGCACCGTGCAGCAATGCAAAGTGTGTAAAGCCCCCTGTTGATGCACCTATGTCGCAAACAATTTTTCCTTCGAAATCTATTTCAAAAGTTTCGTAAGCTTTTTGAAGTTTTTCTCCACCTCTACTTGCAAAAATTCTTTCTGAAGATAGTTTGATTTCGGTTTGCTCATCGACCAACTTCCCTGGTTTTTTGCATATCGAATTGTTCACGTAAACTCTTCCAAGTTTTATAAGATCCCTTGCTTGCGATCTTGTTTTTGCAAGTCCTTTTTTCACAAGCAAAAGATCCAATCTAATCCTCATCTATTCACCACCCAGCAACCGTTAGAACACACCACTACTATTCCCCATTCGAAAAACCTTATCTTTTTTACGTCTTCGAAAAAATGGATGGTGTCAGCGTAAATTTTAGTTTTTCCATTTTGCAAGATTGCAAATACATCACCTGACCTGACGACTTGAATTGATTCGTCGAAAATTTCTAAACCGTTTTTCCAAACGCCAAAGTTTTTTCCAGCTATTTCTTCAACAATGGTTCCTTCTAGCGTCAACTTCAAGATTTTTTCTTCCAATCCAACGTATAAGTAATTACCATCAGTGGCAACTGCCCAAGCAAATGGTAAATGATTTTCAAGCAAAATCTTTCTTGTTTTCAAATCTATTATCCGCAAGTACGAAGATAAATCAAGTACGAACAATTTGTCGCCTACTGCACACCATTCAACCACAGGACCAGATATTCTCATGGTCCAAGAAAGATCGATTGGAGCAATCACACCACTTGCAAACAAAAGAAAATCTTTTATTTTGCCAATCAAAGTCGAGGAAAAAGTGCTTCCCTCAACTTTGAGAGTGTACCTTTTTTGTAGAATACGTCCATCCGATGTTATGTCAAAAGGTTCTTGCGTATTTATTATTTTTCCATCCGGCGTGTACAACTTTTGGTCTTTGTATATGTAAAAGCCCTTTGAAGCTTTGTAAACCATTTCAGCGTCGGGAAAGAAGTTCGTTGGACTTATATCCATGTCGCTTTCAACGTAAACAACTTGTCCAAGGAACTTGTGAAAACCTTCTTCTACTAAGAACTTTTGCCCTAATATTGTAACCGCGTAGAGTTTTTGCTCAAAGTCAAAAGTAACCGGTTTGATCACATTTGGAATTTTTGAAATTTCAATTTGTTCATCGGCGATCTTGACAACATATCCTTCGCTTGGAACAACGTTGTCTGGAAAGAAAAAAGATACCATTTTCCCGAATTCTTCATCAAAATCTTCTACTTTTCCAAAACTTTGCAAAACGTTGTTTTTGTATCTAACCTTCACGTTGAACATGTCATATCCTGTTCTCAGTTTTACGTAAAAAACATCTCCCCATCCAACTAATACACCTTTTTCGTTTAGAACCTTTTCTACAGCGTCTTTTAAATCTCGCGGACCATCGTAAAGAAGGCTTACAACAGGTAAAGTTTTCCATTGAAGAATGAGATCAAGGTCATCATCTTCGGGCTCGTCGAAACCAACGTAATAAATCACACCGTTTTCTTCGTGAATTATCAACTCTCGTCCGAAGAAGTCGATTCTTGTGTATTGGGCGAAAGCGAGAATTCCACAGAGTACAAGTAAAGCCCATGTGCAGGCGCGGTAGCAGGTGCCAGCGATCGATTTCTTGACTCCAATATTTCCTTTATTTTTATTGGTTCCCATACTCCCACCCCAACCTTTACCAAAGCACCAACGATGTTTCTAACCATCCTTCTTAGGAAAGATCTGCCTTCAACTCTTATCAGAATCAAATTTTTCCTAAGTCGAAGTATTCTAATTCGATAAATCGTTCTAACCGTTGATTTTTCGTTACCTTCAGTTTTTGCAAAAGCTTTGAAGTCGTGTTCTCCTTCCAGATATTTTGCCGCTTCGCGCATTTTGTTAACGTCGAGTTCGTATGGAAACCACCAGTAATATTTTCTTGTGAAAACATTCGGGGTTTTCCCGTTGTAGATGAAATAATGATATATTCTACGAGTTGCACAAAATCTTGGGTTGAAGTCTTTTGGAACTTCTATAACCTTTCTAACATACACATCGTCCGGCAAGTTCGCGTTGAGAGCGTTTTTCATGTTTTCAGGGGGAATATCATATGGGCAATCGAAGGCTATGACCTGGCCTACGGCGTGCACGCCAGTATCTGTTCTTCCCGCACAAACGACAGAAATTTTTGTTTTAAAAATCCTTTCAAGAGCTTGTTCTATCACACCTTGAACTGTTCTGACATCTTTTTGAAGTTGAAAACCAAAGAAGTTGTTTCCATCGTAAGAGATCACAGCCGCAAACTTTTTCACCTTCACAACCCCCTTTTTGTTTATTCATGGGGGAGAGGAACTGTAAGCCGGATTCTGTCGAGGGTGGTCATCTATCTAGGGAGAACCTTTCGGTCCTCCTCAAGCGGCCTACCCGGGGGATAGGGCGGGCCACCCAACCCCTGCTTGGCCTTGCTCCAGGTGGGGGTTACCGAGCCGCTGGGTCACCCCAGCGCTGGTGAGCTCTTACCTCACCTTTTCACCCTTGCCTGGCAAAAAAATTACGCCAGGCGGTTTGAAGTTTCTGTGGCCCTTTCCGAGGATCGCTCCTCCTGGGTATTACCCAGCACCCTGCCCTAGGAGTCCGGACTTTCCTCGGGTTTTGAAAACCCGCGACCACCCGTTCCTCTCCCCCTTGATTGTTCTTTACTGAAAAATATCTCCAACTTTCACCAATCTCCCATTCATCGCATCCAGAAACCTCATTCTTTTTTTCGAAGGAAATTGCACATCTGAAATGACAACAACTCCATCGCTTGTTTTAACATGTGCTCCCAGTTCATCTATTCGAATTATCCTTCCTGGATCACCTTGACCATTTTCTTTGACTGAAGTAACCTTAAACAGTTTAACCAACTGACCGTTCAAGTTAGCCTTTACACCCGGATTAGGATCATAAGCCCTAATTTTGTCCTTCACTTTAACGGTTTGTTTAGAAAAGTCCACAAGCAGATCTTCTGGATTTATCTTCGGAGCATAAGTTGCCAACTTATCATCTTGAGGAATTAATTTGACATGATCTATGTTTTTCAGAAATTCCACCAAAAGTTTGCAGCCTAATTCTATCAACCTTTCCTGCAGTTCGCCAAAAGTCTCGTATTCACCAATTTGTAGTTTTTCTTGAAGGGCTATCGGTCCAGCGTCTAATTGTTCCGTCAGCTTGAAAATAGTTACACCAGTCACCTTTTCGCCATTTTCAATTGCCCTGTTGATCGGTGCTGCACCTCTGTACTTTGGAAGCAAAGAAGGATGAACGTTGTAAAATCCCATTGGAAGGATATCCAGATAATGTTTTTTTATCAGTGCCCCGTATGCAACAACGATTCCTATATCTGGTTTGATTTGATCAAAAGGAACATCTTTCAATTTTTCAAACACAGGAATACCACGTTGCAATGCCAAAAGTTTCACCGGTGAAGGCAAAACTTTCAAACCTCTTCCCTTTGGCTTGTCTGGTTGGGTAACAACTGCCACAACGTTGAAACCCTCATCCAAGAGAACTTGTAAATGTTTTGCGGAGTATTCTGGTGTACCAAGAAAGATTATCCTCATAATCACACTCTCGAGCTTTTTGCTTTGGACTGTCTCATTATGTCAAGCAACTTTTCTCTCAGCGCAAATCTTCTTTCCGCAGGCAGAAGATCTATAAACAACCTTCCTTCAAGGTGATCGTATTCATGTTGAACGATTCTCGCTGACCTATCTATGAATTTTTCCTCTCTTTCTTGACCATTTTCATCTATGTATCTTACAATCACTTCTTTACTTCGTTCAACGTTTTCGAAAACACCAGGTATGCTCAAGCATCCCTCTTCATCCACCACTTTTTCTGGGCTTGCGTAAATTATCTTGGGATTTATGAAAGCCCTTGGTGTTCCATCGTCCATAACAAAGATCCTAAGTGAGACTCCAACTTGAGGTGCCGCAAGTCCAACTCCATCGTACTGATACATGGTTTCAAAAAGCTCTTTTATGAAAGCTTTGACATTATCATCTATTATTTCAACTTCTTT
Proteins encoded in this region:
- a CDS encoding TlyA family RNA methyltransferase, whose amino-acid sequence is MRIRLDLLLVKKGLAKTRSQARDLIKLGRVYVNNSICKKPGKLVDEQTEIKLSSERIFASRGGEKLQKAYETFEIDFEGKIVCDIGASTGGFTHFALLHGAKKVYAVDVGTNQLAEFLRKDPKVVCMENQNAKDLRKDLFEEEIDIVLCDVSFISVTQILGQISSILKEEGDAVILVKPQFEVGYRLRKNKGAHFEAIKRVIEKAQEFGLIAVNVTYSPLTGGDGDIEYFLHLKKKNMNPIDDKVVLDTVEKAWEKFRGELG
- the def gene encoding peptide deformylase, producing MKKIRLLGDPVLRKKTKEVEIIDDNVKAFIKELFETMYQYDGVGLAAPQVGVSLRIFVMDDGTPRAFINPKIIYASPEKVVDEEGCLSIPGVFENVERSKEVIVRYIDENGQEREEKFIDRSARIVQHEYDHLEGRLFIDLLPAERRFALREKLLDIMRQSKAKSSRV
- the fmt gene encoding methionyl-tRNA formyltransferase: MRIIFLGTPEYSAKHLQVLLDEGFNVVAVVTQPDKPKGRGLKVLPSPVKLLALQRGIPVFEKLKDVPFDQIKPDIGIVVAYGALIKKHYLDILPMGFYNVHPSLLPKYRGAAPINRAIENGEKVTGVTIFKLTEQLDAGPIALQEKLQIGEYETFGELQERLIELGCKLLVEFLKNIDHVKLIPQDDKLATYAPKINPEDLLVDFSKQTVKVKDKIRAYDPNPGVKANLNGQLVKLFKVTSVKENGQGDPGRIIRIDELGAHVKTSDGVVVISDVQFPSKKRMRFLDAMNGRLVKVGDIFQ
- the truA gene encoding tRNA pseudouridine(38-40) synthase TruA — protein: MKKFAAVISYDGNNFFGFQLQKDVRTVQGVIEQALERIFKTKISVVCAGRTDTGVHAVGQVIAFDCPYDIPPENMKNALNANLPDDVYVRKVIEVPKDFNPRFCATRRIYHYFIYNGKTPNVFTRKYYWWFPYELDVNKMREAAKYLEGEHDFKAFAKTEGNEKSTVRTIYRIRILRLRKNLILIRVEGRSFLRRMVRNIVGALVKVGVGVWEPIKIKEILESRNRSLAPATAPAHGLYLYSVEFSLSPNTQESTSSDES
- the secA gene encoding preprotein translocase subunit SecA — translated: MPLKLFDKNTFLLKRYWKMVQKIKEKEKIYSKATNLELINAAKNLSDPNDPATLYEAYAICRIVAKRTIGLYPFDEQLLGAIVLHEGKIAEMKTGEGKTLVATMPLFLNALTKKGVHLVTVNDYLARRDALWMGPIYLFLGMRVSVINQLGKSYEVVWKNKSLFEQAVERNLSVWPEGYEDEVLKDSTKNQEALEAFAVELVEITRKEAYLCDIVYGTNNEFGFDYLRDNLVLDLSEKVQRGHFYAIIDEVDSILIDEARTPLIISGPAKEGAAVYKRFAALAKRFVKDEDFVVDEKTRTVSLTEKGIEKAEKLIGVENLYDPNNVKQLYHLLNALKALHLFKRDVDYVVMNQQVIIVDEFTGRLLPGRRYSGGLHQAIEAKEGVPIREETITYATITFQNYFKMYEKLAGMTGTAKTEEEEFKQLYGMEVVVIPTHKPMIRKDHEDLIFRTQAEKYQAIVKDVLERYKKGQPVLIGTTSIEKSELLSEMLRKAGIPHQVLNAKHHEKEAMIIAQAGQKGAVTIATNMAGRGTDIKLGEGVAELGGLYVIGTERHESRRIDNQLIGRSGRQGDPGESRFYLSLEDDLLRIFGAEQLEKIMNLLKIQPGEPIYHPMLTKLVQTVQKKVEGINFAIRKQLMEMDTVLDAQRKSIYSLRDHILGCDEKELDEYVSQIFEGFIDTRISQFSEGKQLNFEAFENSLRILPKGVLQLDSIKQMDVEEIKQNLIEQLKKAYVRKKEEIGADYVKFMKFLMVRIIDDNWRQYLEEVEHVKEAVNLRAYGHKDPIIEFKRETYQMYDEMMDRINELIVTWMFRVVKVDREKSEKEAKRELANLQLIHEEFDILNRAERRKLQKDGKIKKRFKVKR